The following coding sequences lie in one Acidimicrobiia bacterium genomic window:
- a CDS encoding sulfotransferase encodes MTKPTIAGAIQSLDERFGLAPLPEADGPVFVLASGWRSGSTLMQRLVASSNEILMWGEPYDLAGLVDRMADSLRPAGDRWPPKDSIVDSAPDPGDWTAKAYPHPEHLLAAHRALFDRLFATPAHEAGFGRWGLKEVRLDGEHAYYLQRLFPDARFVFVHRNPYDAFLSYRVFHDLRPKMGSWWWRWPDVQVTTAEDFGAMWQTLTESFLEWSPRLGGEVIGYEDFSTGTGLDRIERLIGASIDRKVLRVKLARKPGKSNDDGVAQAPLSEAERAGIEVTAGALARRLGYEGPTGDAR; translated from the coding sequence GTGACGAAACCGACGATTGCGGGGGCGATTCAATCGCTCGATGAGCGGTTCGGCCTCGCACCCCTCCCCGAGGCCGACGGCCCGGTGTTCGTCCTCGCCAGCGGCTGGCGCTCGGGCTCCACTCTGATGCAGCGCCTGGTCGCCTCCTCCAACGAGATCCTGATGTGGGGTGAGCCGTACGATCTCGCGGGCCTCGTCGATCGGATGGCCGACTCGTTGCGCCCCGCCGGTGACCGCTGGCCCCCGAAGGATTCGATCGTCGACAGTGCGCCTGACCCGGGGGATTGGACCGCCAAGGCGTATCCGCATCCGGAGCACCTGCTGGCGGCCCACCGCGCCCTGTTCGATCGGCTGTTTGCCACCCCGGCTCATGAAGCGGGGTTCGGCCGGTGGGGCCTCAAGGAGGTGCGACTCGACGGCGAGCATGCCTACTACCTCCAACGACTCTTCCCCGACGCCCGGTTCGTCTTCGTGCACCGCAACCCCTACGACGCCTTTCTGTCGTATCGGGTCTTCCACGACCTTCGACCCAAGATGGGGTCGTGGTGGTGGCGGTGGCCGGATGTCCAGGTCACCACCGCCGAGGACTTCGGGGCGATGTGGCAGACCCTCACCGAGTCGTTCCTCGAATGGTCGCCCCGGCTGGGTGGTGAGGTCATCGGGTACGAGGACTTCAGTACCGGCACTGGTTTGGACCGTATCGAGCGGCTCATCGGGGCCTCGATCGACCGGAAGGTGCTGCGGGTGAAGCTCGCCCGCAAGCCAGGGAAGAGCAACGACGACGGAGTCGCGCAAGCGCCACTGTCGGAGGCGGAGCGCGCCGGGATCGAGGTTACCGCCGGTGCGCTGGCTCGGCGGCTCGGCTACGAGGGGCCCACCGGAGATGCTCGATGA